One genomic segment of Primulina tabacum isolate GXHZ01 chromosome 9, ASM2559414v2, whole genome shotgun sequence includes these proteins:
- the LOC142556005 gene encoding protein Brevis radix-like 2, with amino-acid sequence MLTCIACSKQLNTGSLRELPEDAETAATPSTKQAIKVLTAQIKDMAVKASGVYKSCKPCSGSFKNDQSKSRAYVDSEAGSMSERYYGSYRRACSSNSTPRSWGKEMEAKLKALSSGSCTPASVSGRTETVVFMEEDEPKEWVAQVEPGVLITFVSLPQGGNDLKRIRFSREVFNKWQAQQWWAENYDKVMELYNVRMFNRQGIPVPTLPQSEDENSKIESAENSPVTPPLSKERLPRNLHRPTGVGYSSSDSLECHLMHCEQGHDSNMLNSTPKLSSISAVKTETSSVDASARSSYNSREVDHSGELSLSNASDLETEWVEQDEPGVYITIRASPDGTRELKRVRFCRERFGEMQARLWWEENRARIQQQYL; translated from the exons ATGTTGACTTGTATAGCTTGCTCGAAGCAGTTAAATACTGGATCTCTACGCGAGCTCCCGGAGGATGCAGAAACCGCTGCTACTCCCTCCACTAAACAGGCCATCAAAGTCCTTACAGCCCAA ATCAAGGACATGGCCGTGAAGGCGTCAGGTGTGTACAAGAGCTGCAAGCCATGTTCCGGCTCTTTTAAGAACGATCAGAGCAAGAGCCGAGCCTATGTAGACTCGGAGGCTGGCTCCATGTCCGAGAGATATTACGGTTCTTACAGAAGAGCTTGCAGCTCAAACTCCACGCCTAGGTCCTGGGGAAAAGAAATGGAAGCAAAATTGAAGGCCCTTTCAAGCGGCTCGTGCACCCCTGCTTCTGTGAGTGGGAGAACCGAGACAGTAGTGTTCATGGAGGAAGATGAACCGAAAGAGTGGGTTGCACAGGTGGAGCCGGGGGTGTTAATTACATTTGTTTCACTGCCTCAGGGTGGAAATGATCTCAAAAGGATTCGATTCAG TCGAGAGGTTTTTAATAAATGGCAAGCTCAACAATGGTGGGCGGAGAACTACGACAAAGTTATGGAATTATATAATGTCCGGATGTTCAATCGTCAAGGGATACCCGTGCCAACTCTACCACAATCTGAAGACGAG AACTCGAAAATTGAATCTGCTGAGAATAGCCCAGTTACACCTCCATTGAGCAAAGAGCGACTACCCCGCAACTTGCATCGCCCGACGGGGGTGGGCTACTCGTCATCAGACTCACTTGAATGCCATCTGATGCATTGTGAACAAGGCCATGATTCCAACATGCTTAATTCGACACCTAAACTCTCGAGCATCAGTGCTGTAAAAACCGAGACATCGTCAGTAGATGCTTCCGCAAGGTCAAGTTATAATTCGAGGGAGGTGGACCACTCTGGAGAGCTTTCATTGAGCAATGCCAGTGATTTAGAGACCGAGTGGGTCGAGCAGGACGAGCCTGGAGTATATATTACCATCCGGGCTTCGCCAGATGGTACTCGCGAGCTTAAAAGAGTGCGGTTTTG CCGAGAAAGGTTTGGAGAAATGCAAGCAAGGTTGTGGTGGGAAGAGAACAGAGCGAGGATTCAACAGCAGTACCTGTGA
- the LOC142556006 gene encoding polyadenylate-binding protein-interacting protein 4-like, whose amino-acid sequence MNMQQVMQTGSSSNGYSRRRTDKGTATRFDSKFNTGTTNYGRIDFGKGGGLEMPSRDRLVYLTTCLIGHRVEVQVQDGSVFSGIFHATNAEDLGIVLKMAHLINDGSSGQKNISDSPSRPPSRTLIIHAKDFVQLTAKGVPVTRDGLTKEMQHEKKREILTDSSISQSRNVDMGKELQPWVPDDSDPSFPELENTFDDHWNRGWDQFEANESLFGVKSTFNEEIYTTKLEKGPQMREREREAIRIAREIEGEETLDLHVAEERGVQPDGNIEIDEETRFSSVYRGVVDCGYDEIEDILSDSKIDETFGHVSDSAAEIPLMNGEDQSSLRSSSRDAYHSNSDDHSEQLPKDSSITDAGRLNDNQDIGWGGESKEKLKVVDQSQVSKVEDSHLLLRTKIENSDKVGLSPNATAYDPSHAATKVQEKASSFSVPLEGTLPSKTQGATTYLARPSSSASSTSDRGGGATSTSVGRGLSPSSSVCSFSSEKSTLNPHAKEFKLNPNAKSFIPSLTTLRSPSPVVDSSFYYPANMTAVPHMPGMPVGVGIGPSFALPQPVIFNPQAAPMPQPYYHPSVPQYGQQMIIGQPRPVMYRPLYPTDFPYRGREF is encoded by the exons ATGAATATGCAACAAGTTATGCAGACCGGGTCTTCCTCTAATGGATACAGCCGTCGTAGAACTGACAAGGGCACTGCCACAAGGTTCGATAGTAAATTCAATACTGGAACAACAAATTATGGCAGGATAGATTTCG GTAAAGGAGGTGGGCTTGAAATGCCGTCACGTGATCGACTAGTATATTTAACGACATGCCTCATTGGACATCGAGTGGAAGTCCAGGTGCAGGATGGATCTGTATTTTCGGGAATATTTCATGCAACAAATGCCGAGGATCTAG GAATTGTTCTCAAAATGGCTCACTTAATCAATGATGGTTCTTCTGGGCAGAAAAATATTTCAGATTCTCCAAGCAGGCCCCCTTCTAGGACTTTGATCATACATGCTAAGGATTTTGTGCAACTAACAGCAAAG GGTGTTCCTGTTACCAGGGATGGTTTAACTAAAGAGATGCAACATGAAAAGAAGCGAGAAATTTTGACAGATTCCTCCATATCACAATCCCGGAATGTTGACATGGGAAAAGAATTGCAGCCATGGGTCCCGGATGATAGCGATCCCAGTTTTCCTGAACTTGAAAACACATTTGATGACCATTGGAATAG GGGCTGGGATCAGTTTGAAGCAAATGAAAGTCTGTTTGGAGTAAAGAGCACCTTCAATGAGGAAATTTACACAACAAAGCTTGAGAAAGGTCCTCAAATGAGAGAACGGGAAAGAGAAGCTATACGAATAGCTAGAGAAATCGAGGGCGAGGAAACACTTGATCTTCATGTGGCAGAG GAAAGGGGTGTTCAACCTGATggaaatattgaaattgatgaaGAAACCAGATTCTCATCAGTCTATAGGGGAGTTGTCGACTGCGGATATGATGAGATTGAGGACATATTATCGGATTCGAAAATTGATGAAACCTTTGGGCATGTCTCTGATTCTGCCGCTGAAATCCCTCTCATGAAT GGAGAAGACCAATCTTCTCTGAGATCTAGCAGTAGGGATGCTTATCATTCAAATTCTGATGATCATTCTGAACAGCTTCCCAAAGATTCCTCCATCACTGACGCCGGCAG ACTTAATGATAACCAGGATATTGGATGGGGTGGGGAAAGTAAAGAAAAGCTAAAG GTAGTCGACCAAAGTCAAGTATCAAAAGTCGAGG ATTCACATTTGCTTTTGAGAACAAAGATAGAAAACTCTGACAAGGTTGGATTGTCACCAAATGCTACTGCATATGATCCATCACATGCAGCAACTAAGGTTCAGGAAAAGGCCAGCTCTTTTAGTGTGCCGCTGGAAGGTACTCTACCTTCCAAAACACAAGGGGCCACAACTTATCTTGCCAGGCCTAGTAGTTCCGCATCATCCACTTCTGATCGTGGCGGAGGTGCCACTTCAACTTCTGTTGGCCGAGGATTGTCACCAAGTTCATCTGTCTGTTCATTCTCTTCAGAGAAGTCAACATTGAATCCACACGCTAAG GAATTTAAATTAAATCCAAATGCAAAGAGTTTCATTCCATCTCTAACAACTCTAAGATCACCTTCTCCAGTTGTTGATAGTTCCTTCTACTATCCAGCTAACATGACTGCAGTTCCACACATGCCTGGGATGCCTGTAGGTGTTGGG ATTGGACCTTCTTTTGCACTGCCACAACCTGTAATTTTTAATCCACAGGCTGCACCTATGCCACAACCCTATTACCATCCAAGTGTACCCCAG TATGGACAGCAGATGATAATTGGACAGCCCCGACCCGTAATGTACAGGCCATTATATCCGACA GATTTTCCTTATAGAGGAAGGGAATTTTAG